In Natronococcus sp. AD-5, the genomic window CGGAGCGCGTCGCCCTGCGGGACCTCCGGCGCGGGAACGTACCCGACGTGGGAACGGTACGGGTCGCCGGGTTCGGAGTCGCGCGAAACGTCGCTCGTGTCGAAGACGCGGATCCCGCCGTGGTCTCCGGGGACGACGGTGTCCTCGAACGGCCCGGGGAACGTCTCGGCGCCGACGAGCGTCAGGTCCCCGTCCGGCGTCGGTTGTGCGTAGTGGGCGTTCGTCTCGTGACCGCCGAGGTACTTCCGGTAGAACTCGAGGTCGTCCTCCGGCTCCGCCGCCGCGTAGTCGGCCGCGCCGAAGTGCGCGACGGCCGTCGGATCGGACGGATCGCTCACGTCAGCGACGACCACGCCGGCGTTCCAGAAGCACAGGTAGGCGAGGTCGTCCTGCACGTAGATGTCGTGAATGGGGTTGAACCCCGCTTCGGCCATCTCCGGCTCCTTGTCGCGGAGCATCCAGGCGCCCCCGGAGCCGCGCGCTTCGCCCTCGAGGGTCACGGGATTTTCCGGGTCGCTGACGTCGACGATCACCATCCGCGCGTACTCGAAGCTGTCGTTGATGCAGAGGTAGGCGCAGTCGCCGTCGAGGAAGCAGTTGTGGACGCCGCTGGCGGCGTCGTAGAACGACAGTTCGACGGGCGTCGCCGGATCGGACACGTCGTAGAAGGTGACGCCGCCGGCGCTGCCGTCGTCGGCCAGCGCCGCGAGGTCGCCGTCGACCTTCGCGTCCTTGTTGTCGTCGCCGTGGCCGGGGGCCGTTCCGCCGAGCACCGGCGCTTCGGGATCGCTCAGGTCGACCGTGGCGATAGCTGCCCCGTTCGCCGTGTACGCCCAGTCGCCCTGCACGACGACCTCCTGCGCGCCCGGATCCAGGGCCGTACTCACGAGTTCGTAGTTCCACGTCGATTCCGCCGAGGCGCTCGCGCTGGCGAGGCCGATTCCGCCGATAGCCGTCCCGACCGTCCTCAGGACCGTTCGTCTGTTCGCGGGCATGGCTCACACTGTCACGGTCAGCCTAAATATTAATTATGGCGAACTGTTCAAACGGCTGTACGATCGCGTGAGCGGATTCGGAGAGGGAAAACCGGCGTCGGCGGCCGCATCGGCGGCTACTCGAGGGGAACCGTTGCACGTTTACGATTCGAAACGGTACCGAATCGTCAGTGAGTTCCCACGACGACGAGACGCCGTTCGACGCCTACCGCGAGGACGTCGACCGTCCGCTCTCGCGGCTCTTTCGCGAGTACGCGCCCGGACGGCTCGGCTGGTTCTCGGCGGGGATGATCGCCAACTTCGTCGCCCGGATGGCGAGTCTCGTCCCGCCGCTGTTGCTCGGGGTCGCCATCGACGCGGTTTTCAACGACGAGGGGCCGTTCGAACTTCCGCTCGTGCCCGACGCGTGGCTGCCGACCGGAGCGGTAGAACAGTTCTGGTTCACGGTCGTCGCCATCGCCGGTTCGTTCGTCGTCGTCGCCGTCTTCACGTGGATCTACGGCGTCACCGCCAACCTGTTCGCCCACGACGTGATGCACGCCGTCCGGGTCGACTGCTTCGAGAAGATGCAGCGACTCGACGCGGCTTTCTTCGACGAGAAACAGACCGGCGAGGTCATGGCCGTCCTGAACAACGATACCCAGAACCTCGAGCTGTTCCTGGACAACGCGCTGATGAACTCGGCGCGACTGCTGGTG contains:
- a CDS encoding LVIVD repeat-containing protein produces the protein MPANRRTVLRTVGTAIGGIGLASASASAESTWNYELVSTALDPGAQEVVVQGDWAYTANGAAIATVDLSDPEAPVLGGTAPGHGDDNKDAKVDGDLAALADDGSAGGVTFYDVSDPATPVELSFYDAASGVHNCFLDGDCAYLCINDSFEYARMVIVDVSDPENPVTLEGEARGSGGAWMLRDKEPEMAEAGFNPIHDIYVQDDLAYLCFWNAGVVVADVSDPSDPTAVAHFGAADYAAAEPEDDLEFYRKYLGGHETNAHYAQPTPDGDLTLVGAETFPGPFEDTVVPGDHGGIRVFDTSDVSRDSEPGDPYRSHVGYVPAPEVPQGDALRTSHNFDVTNDKVYSSFYQGGIHAYSLEDPTDPEHLAGMAPPGTAYWAAVDLQTQGPRTYTVGSDIGKGLTVLELNHETPGEQSWDADEELGPYDVFSQTMQKPL